The following proteins come from a genomic window of Meles meles chromosome 1, mMelMel3.1 paternal haplotype, whole genome shotgun sequence:
- the YTHDF3 gene encoding YTH domain-containing family protein 3 isoform X3, with product MSDPYMPSYYAPSIGFPYSLGEAAWSTAGDQPMPYLTTYGQMSNGEHHYIPDGVFSQPGALGNTPPFLGQHGFNFFPGNADFSTWGTSGSQGQSTQSSAYSSSYGYPPSSLGRAITDGQAGFGSDTLSKVPGISSIEQGMTGLKIGGDLTAAVTKTVGTALSSSGMTSIATNSVPPVSSAAPKPTSWAAIARKPAKPQPKLKPKGNVGIGGSAVPPPPIKHNMNIGTWDEKGSVVKAPPTQPVLPPQTIIQQPQPLIQPPPLVQSQLPQQQPQPPQPQQQQGPQPQAQPHQVQPQQQQLQNRWVAPRNRGAGFNQNNGVGGENFGLGVVPVSASPSSVEVHPVLEKLKAINNYNPKDFDWNLKNGRVFIIKSYSEDDIHRSIKYSIWCSTEHGNKRLDAAYRSLNGKGPLYLLFSVNGSGHFCGVAEMKSVVDYNAYAGVWSQDKWKGKFEVKWIFVKDVPNNQLRHIRLENNDNKPVTNSRDTQEVPLEKAKQVLKIIATFKHTTSIFDDFAHYEKRQEEEEAMRRERNRNKQ from the exons ATGTCAGATCCATATATGCCTAGTTACTATGCTCCATCCATTGGATTTCCATATTCTCTTGGGGAAGCAGCATGGTCCACGGCTGGAGACCAACCTATGCCGTATCTGACAACCTATGGACAAATGAGTAATGGAGAACATCATTATATACCAGATGGTGTGTTTAGTCAACCTGGGGCATTAGGAAATACCCCTCCATTTCTTGGTCAACATGGATTTAACTTTTTTCCTGGTAATGCTGATTTCTCTACATGGGGGACAAGTGGATCTCAGGGACAATCAACACAAAGTTCTGCTTATAGTAGCAGTTATGGCTATCCACCTAGTTCTCTTGGGAGAGCTATTACAGATGGACAGGCTGGATTTGGCAGTGATACTTTGAGTAAGGTGCCTGGCATTAGCAGTATTGAGCAAGGCATGACCGGACTGAAAATTGGTGGTGACCTGACAGCTGCAGTGACAAAAACTGTAGGTACAGCCTTGAGCAGCAGTGGTATGACTAGCATTGCAACCAATAGTGTGCCCCCAGTTAGCAGTGCAGCGCCTAAACCGACCTCTTGGGCTGCCATTGCCAGAAAGCCTGCCAAACCTCAACCGAAACTTAAACCCAAGGGCAATGTGGGAATTGGGGGTTCTGCTGTACCACCACCTCCTATAAAACACAACATGAATATTGGAACTTGGGATGAAAAGGGGTCAGTGGTAAAGGCTCCACCAACCCAACCAGTTCTGCCTCCTCAAACTATAATCCAGCAGCCTCAGCCATTAATTCAACCACCACCATTGGTGCAAAGCCAACTGCCTCAACAGCAGCCTCAGCCACCACAACCACAGCAGCAACAAGGACCTCAGCCACAGGCCCAGCCTCACCAAGTGCAGCCCCAACAGCAGCAGCTGCAGAATCGCTGGGTAGCTCCTCGGAATAGGGGAGCTGGATTCAACCAGAACAATGGAGTGGGCGGTGAAAACTTTGGTTTAGGTGTTGTTCCTGTCAGTGCTTCACCTTCTAGTGTAGAAGTGCATCCAGTGCTGGAGAAGCTAAAGGCCATAAACAATTATAATCCCAAAGACTTTGACTGGAACCTGAAGAATGGACGTGTGTTTATAATTAAAAGCTATTCTGAGGATGACATACACCGTTCAATTAAGTACTCTATCTGGTGTAGTACTGAGCATGGTAATAAGCGTTTGGATGCAGCTTACCGTTCCCTGAATGGGAAAGGCCCACTCTATTTACTCTTCAGTGTGAATGGCAGTGGACATTTTTGTGGAGTGGCTGAAATGAAGTCTGTTGTGGACTATAATGCATATGCTGGTGTCTGGTCTCAGGATAAGTGGAAGGGCAAATTTGAAGTTAAATGGATCTTTGTCAAAGATGTTCCCAATAACCAGTTACGGCATATTCGCTTAGAAAATAATGACAACAAACCAGTTACCAATTCAAGGGACACTCAAGAGGTACCCCTAGAAAAAGCTAAGCAAGTGCTTAAAATAATTGCTACTTTCAAGCATACCACCTCAATCTTTGATGACTTTGCACATTATGAAAAGCGtcaagaagaggaggaagccatGCGTAGG gagagaaatagaaacaaacaataa
- the YTHDF3 gene encoding YTH domain-containing family protein 3 isoform X1: MFYLDLTLLHRAEETGEESFSVQNGSIHQKDAVNDDDFEPYLSSQTNQSNSYPPMSDPYMPSYYAPSIGFPYSLGEAAWSTAGDQPMPYLTTYGQMSNGEHHYIPDGVFSQPGALGNTPPFLGQHGFNFFPGNADFSTWGTSGSQGQSTQSSAYSSSYGYPPSSLGRAITDGQAGFGSDTLSKVPGISSIEQGMTGLKIGGDLTAAVTKTVGTALSSSGMTSIATNSVPPVSSAAPKPTSWAAIARKPAKPQPKLKPKGNVGIGGSAVPPPPIKHNMNIGTWDEKGSVVKAPPTQPVLPPQTIIQQPQPLIQPPPLVQSQLPQQQPQPPQPQQQQGPQPQAQPHQVQPQQQQLQNRWVAPRNRGAGFNQNNGVGGENFGLGVVPVSASPSSVEVHPVLEKLKAINNYNPKDFDWNLKNGRVFIIKSYSEDDIHRSIKYSIWCSTEHGNKRLDAAYRSLNGKGPLYLLFSVNGSGHFCGVAEMKSVVDYNAYAGVWSQDKWKGKFEVKWIFVKDVPNNQLRHIRLENNDNKPVTNSRDTQEVPLEKAKQVLKIIATFKHTTSIFDDFAHYEKRQEEEEAMRRERNRNKQ, from the exons AGTAACAGCTATCCACCAATGTCAGATCCATATATGCCTAGTTACTATGCTCCATCCATTGGATTTCCATATTCTCTTGGGGAAGCAGCATGGTCCACGGCTGGAGACCAACCTATGCCGTATCTGACAACCTATGGACAAATGAGTAATGGAGAACATCATTATATACCAGATGGTGTGTTTAGTCAACCTGGGGCATTAGGAAATACCCCTCCATTTCTTGGTCAACATGGATTTAACTTTTTTCCTGGTAATGCTGATTTCTCTACATGGGGGACAAGTGGATCTCAGGGACAATCAACACAAAGTTCTGCTTATAGTAGCAGTTATGGCTATCCACCTAGTTCTCTTGGGAGAGCTATTACAGATGGACAGGCTGGATTTGGCAGTGATACTTTGAGTAAGGTGCCTGGCATTAGCAGTATTGAGCAAGGCATGACCGGACTGAAAATTGGTGGTGACCTGACAGCTGCAGTGACAAAAACTGTAGGTACAGCCTTGAGCAGCAGTGGTATGACTAGCATTGCAACCAATAGTGTGCCCCCAGTTAGCAGTGCAGCGCCTAAACCGACCTCTTGGGCTGCCATTGCCAGAAAGCCTGCCAAACCTCAACCGAAACTTAAACCCAAGGGCAATGTGGGAATTGGGGGTTCTGCTGTACCACCACCTCCTATAAAACACAACATGAATATTGGAACTTGGGATGAAAAGGGGTCAGTGGTAAAGGCTCCACCAACCCAACCAGTTCTGCCTCCTCAAACTATAATCCAGCAGCCTCAGCCATTAATTCAACCACCACCATTGGTGCAAAGCCAACTGCCTCAACAGCAGCCTCAGCCACCACAACCACAGCAGCAACAAGGACCTCAGCCACAGGCCCAGCCTCACCAAGTGCAGCCCCAACAGCAGCAGCTGCAGAATCGCTGGGTAGCTCCTCGGAATAGGGGAGCTGGATTCAACCAGAACAATGGAGTGGGCGGTGAAAACTTTGGTTTAGGTGTTGTTCCTGTCAGTGCTTCACCTTCTAGTGTAGAAGTGCATCCAGTGCTGGAGAAGCTAAAGGCCATAAACAATTATAATCCCAAAGACTTTGACTGGAACCTGAAGAATGGACGTGTGTTTATAATTAAAAGCTATTCTGAGGATGACATACACCGTTCAATTAAGTACTCTATCTGGTGTAGTACTGAGCATGGTAATAAGCGTTTGGATGCAGCTTACCGTTCCCTGAATGGGAAAGGCCCACTCTATTTACTCTTCAGTGTGAATGGCAGTGGACATTTTTGTGGAGTGGCTGAAATGAAGTCTGTTGTGGACTATAATGCATATGCTGGTGTCTGGTCTCAGGATAAGTGGAAGGGCAAATTTGAAGTTAAATGGATCTTTGTCAAAGATGTTCCCAATAACCAGTTACGGCATATTCGCTTAGAAAATAATGACAACAAACCAGTTACCAATTCAAGGGACACTCAAGAGGTACCCCTAGAAAAAGCTAAGCAAGTGCTTAAAATAATTGCTACTTTCAAGCATACCACCTCAATCTTTGATGACTTTGCACATTATGAAAAGCGtcaagaagaggaggaagccatGCGTAGG gagagaaatagaaacaaacaataa
- the YTHDF3 gene encoding YTH domain-containing family protein 3 isoform X2, whose amino-acid sequence MSATSVDQRPKGQGNKVSVQNGSIHQKDAVNDDDFEPYLSSQTNQSNSYPPMSDPYMPSYYAPSIGFPYSLGEAAWSTAGDQPMPYLTTYGQMSNGEHHYIPDGVFSQPGALGNTPPFLGQHGFNFFPGNADFSTWGTSGSQGQSTQSSAYSSSYGYPPSSLGRAITDGQAGFGSDTLSKVPGISSIEQGMTGLKIGGDLTAAVTKTVGTALSSSGMTSIATNSVPPVSSAAPKPTSWAAIARKPAKPQPKLKPKGNVGIGGSAVPPPPIKHNMNIGTWDEKGSVVKAPPTQPVLPPQTIIQQPQPLIQPPPLVQSQLPQQQPQPPQPQQQQGPQPQAQPHQVQPQQQQLQNRWVAPRNRGAGFNQNNGVGGENFGLGVVPVSASPSSVEVHPVLEKLKAINNYNPKDFDWNLKNGRVFIIKSYSEDDIHRSIKYSIWCSTEHGNKRLDAAYRSLNGKGPLYLLFSVNGSGHFCGVAEMKSVVDYNAYAGVWSQDKWKGKFEVKWIFVKDVPNNQLRHIRLENNDNKPVTNSRDTQEVPLEKAKQVLKIIATFKHTTSIFDDFAHYEKRQEEEEAMRRERNRNKQ is encoded by the exons AGTAACAGCTATCCACCAATGTCAGATCCATATATGCCTAGTTACTATGCTCCATCCATTGGATTTCCATATTCTCTTGGGGAAGCAGCATGGTCCACGGCTGGAGACCAACCTATGCCGTATCTGACAACCTATGGACAAATGAGTAATGGAGAACATCATTATATACCAGATGGTGTGTTTAGTCAACCTGGGGCATTAGGAAATACCCCTCCATTTCTTGGTCAACATGGATTTAACTTTTTTCCTGGTAATGCTGATTTCTCTACATGGGGGACAAGTGGATCTCAGGGACAATCAACACAAAGTTCTGCTTATAGTAGCAGTTATGGCTATCCACCTAGTTCTCTTGGGAGAGCTATTACAGATGGACAGGCTGGATTTGGCAGTGATACTTTGAGTAAGGTGCCTGGCATTAGCAGTATTGAGCAAGGCATGACCGGACTGAAAATTGGTGGTGACCTGACAGCTGCAGTGACAAAAACTGTAGGTACAGCCTTGAGCAGCAGTGGTATGACTAGCATTGCAACCAATAGTGTGCCCCCAGTTAGCAGTGCAGCGCCTAAACCGACCTCTTGGGCTGCCATTGCCAGAAAGCCTGCCAAACCTCAACCGAAACTTAAACCCAAGGGCAATGTGGGAATTGGGGGTTCTGCTGTACCACCACCTCCTATAAAACACAACATGAATATTGGAACTTGGGATGAAAAGGGGTCAGTGGTAAAGGCTCCACCAACCCAACCAGTTCTGCCTCCTCAAACTATAATCCAGCAGCCTCAGCCATTAATTCAACCACCACCATTGGTGCAAAGCCAACTGCCTCAACAGCAGCCTCAGCCACCACAACCACAGCAGCAACAAGGACCTCAGCCACAGGCCCAGCCTCACCAAGTGCAGCCCCAACAGCAGCAGCTGCAGAATCGCTGGGTAGCTCCTCGGAATAGGGGAGCTGGATTCAACCAGAACAATGGAGTGGGCGGTGAAAACTTTGGTTTAGGTGTTGTTCCTGTCAGTGCTTCACCTTCTAGTGTAGAAGTGCATCCAGTGCTGGAGAAGCTAAAGGCCATAAACAATTATAATCCCAAAGACTTTGACTGGAACCTGAAGAATGGACGTGTGTTTATAATTAAAAGCTATTCTGAGGATGACATACACCGTTCAATTAAGTACTCTATCTGGTGTAGTACTGAGCATGGTAATAAGCGTTTGGATGCAGCTTACCGTTCCCTGAATGGGAAAGGCCCACTCTATTTACTCTTCAGTGTGAATGGCAGTGGACATTTTTGTGGAGTGGCTGAAATGAAGTCTGTTGTGGACTATAATGCATATGCTGGTGTCTGGTCTCAGGATAAGTGGAAGGGCAAATTTGAAGTTAAATGGATCTTTGTCAAAGATGTTCCCAATAACCAGTTACGGCATATTCGCTTAGAAAATAATGACAACAAACCAGTTACCAATTCAAGGGACACTCAAGAGGTACCCCTAGAAAAAGCTAAGCAAGTGCTTAAAATAATTGCTACTTTCAAGCATACCACCTCAATCTTTGATGACTTTGCACATTATGAAAAGCGtcaagaagaggaggaagccatGCGTAGG gagagaaatagaaacaaacaataa